The following nucleotide sequence is from Salvia splendens isolate huo1 chromosome 2, SspV2, whole genome shotgun sequence.
ATAACATACATATCCAAATATCATGTCATATGCAACAAATGCACAATCAGTTCCATCAATTCGAGCAACTCCACCATCATGCCTGGGACAATTCCACCCTCATTCTTCACTGCCCGACTTCCTGGAATGGAGATACTAATGAAATTAGTAACCAATTGAAGATTCATAGATATGAAAACTTAAATAAACAAAGTACCTGAAAAATTGCTACTTATACGCTGATGGAGTATATTTTGACGGTTCAACACCCTTATTCTTCCTGGAGGACAATCTCTTGTACACTTTGCTCACGAGCTTCCCAACCCCGCCTCGTGATGAACCCTCTGCAGCAGGTCGAGGTTGGATACCGATGCTCTGAACGTCTTCTTCCTCATGTGCCTCGACAATGTTGTCATCTTCTTCTACTCCTTCATCATCATCCTCTTCTTCAGCTTGTACAGGAGGCACTACCTGATAATTCTGGAAGAATGAATCGACCGAGGCTCGGGCCCCACTCCATTGCGGCGCGTCCTGGCTTTGTGAATATGGGCGACGATGCCAATCGGGCTCAGGCTGGCTAGGAGAATACTGGGGACGCTCCCACTGTGACTGTGACTCATGCGCCGGGTATGAATACCACTGGGGTGGGTCATGCACTTGATACTGCGTCTCTGGTGCTACATAATCGGGCACCGGCTGGGACATCCTGAACTGCTTTGTGTAGCCGTGTCCCCCAGTCCGAACACCAGGCACTCCACGACGCCGTGGAACTACTTCTGGTTCATAAGGCATGACCACATCCTGATGTTGAGAAGCGGGGTACTCCATGACATCCGTGTTGTTCGTAGATTCGAGGACATTCTTAACAATTTCCCGAATCTGGCGCACTCGTGGGTCCATTTCGTCTTCCGTAGTTAAATGGAAAACCTGCTGAAACCCCTCAACCTAGACACAAAATGATACACTTATCAGTACTAAACAATCTATATCACATGAAagcatatattttaatataacaaacttaCAAATAGTCTCATCGAAGCAGCCGACTCGTTCATCCCAGTAGTGGCCCATGTCCCCGGCTGAGTCATGTACGTCACGGTAATCCTGTTATACCACGCCATATACCCCGGGTTCATGGGGATATCCATGGACATCGATGCGGCATACTGGGCAGCTTGGAACCTTTCGAACCTCATGTCCCACTCCCCAATGTAGAACTGATGCGTGTTTGCCCAGTTGTTGCCTTTCTTGCCACGCCGATCAGTTTTGCCCAAATGATCGGCGTTCCTTAGCATCCTGTCTACGGACTGCGGTATATCCTGGTACCGATTGAACTGTCGGCGTACTCTTCCAGGCTCATGGGCCTCGACATAGGCCCAACATACCAAGTAGGTTTCGCACAAAGAGCATCCATTCACATCATTGCAGTAGTCAGGCAGTGTGAAAGGTGCGTACGGCGTCCAGATAAACTACAAAACAACATTGCAAATgccaaattaatttcataataagtTCATAAACGAAGTCTAAACCGAAAGAATATTCACCTGGCCAGGTCTAATCAGAGATAATTGGTCACGGTAATGCTCAACCGAGTGTCTTGGAGCATTTCCTATCTGCGTTGTTCCTCTCCACCTATACATAAAATTGATGTAAGAAAAAAATTCACCCAATAtgcattaataaataaaaatttcgaTATATACCTGGCGCCACATGGTGTATATGGCTCGTGCACCTTTGGTCCTATGAACGCAGGcctcaatgtgggcattctttcccacgcccatagcTGCAGGAGGATCATAGGGCCGCCCAACTCTTTTCTCTTATCCATGGAAGCCTCGCATAGATAATGATAAAGGTAGGCCAATGCCGCGCTTCCCCAACTTATATTCTTCACCTCTTCCGGATCCCCAAGCCcattcaaccacataaatgGCACCTTACACCCCGTGGTATCCGGTAGAATGAGACCTCCTAATAAAATTAGGGCATGGATACGTGCTCTTTGGATGTATACGTAAGTAGGCAGGTCATCACCCAGAGGCATCCTTGTCTGGTTGATCAGCGCGGTCATCAGCAAACCGCCTTGCTTTGTCTCTGTGGAAGAAtctggtatccatcccaacagatCGCGGCACTTGCTGGTCCAATCTGGAAAGTTGTCATGATAGTCACGACCCGTGAAAACGACGCCATCCGCCCTCAAGCCCCAGAtggcttgcacatcttccaaggtgATCGTCGTCTCACCGATCGGTAGATGGAATGTGTGTGTCTccggcctccaacgctcaatcaaCGCCGTGATCAGCTCATTGTCGACCTTCATTGGCTTCCCACAATCGatcacgcctttgaaaccaaagaCGTCAAGCCAATATCTTACATTCTCGTGAATCACGGCGTCCCAAGTCTTACTTTCAGTCCTTCGGACTTTAAATACTTGGGTTGTTCCCCCTTTCAtcagtttatttgaaatgtgatttttttgcatatttaaCACGGACGGGTCTTCGGGTCCATACAATAAATGTCCAGTAGAACTTGAAGTCGCCATCTAATCTAAGTACAATCAAAATCACAACCAAAAAACATACAAAATCACAACGACAATCATAAAAAACATACCAATATTATACAATAGAATGAATTTAGCCACTAAAATCGTAGACATTTaactaaacaacaaaaaaatcaaccaaattggAGCTATTCGTTTTTAACCCTaatttacaaacattaggggaAATCTAAATAATCTatgcaaattaacaacaaataaggaAGGCAAGTAGAATGATTGAACGAAACTTACCGGAAAACAAGTCGAAATCGTCTTCTTTCGCCGAATCTAGGAAGAAATCGCCGCCTCCGTGAGTGTTTGCTGTCTGCGTTCGTAAGTGAGGAGCTACTGCCTTCGCCGCTGGTTTAATTCgaaatagagacgcatgacgctcatgcgtctcttcCTAAGACGCATAAGCATCATGCGTCTCcagtcaaatttaaaaaaaaaaagacgcatgagcgtcatgcgtctgtTTCTAAGACGCATGATTCTCATGCGTCgtcaaaataaaatgaaaaaaaaatgagagacgcatgaccctcatgcgtctctataaaagacgcatgacagtcatgcgtttcattaaaaagagacgcatgagggtcatgcgtctctcccaaatccggaacaaaaaaaaaacgcagTACAAACGAGGAATGATTAATGTACTCtagaactaaagaagaaaaaacccgCTTTTTATCCTTGCAGTTCTTTTACTATACTTTTTTTATGTTTATCATTGCTTATGCTTTTTTACCATTGTACTCCTTTTACATACTTATTCTActtcttttatattttacattttattgtgtttgtataaatttgattttttctgttttagatattgatttattttgtttgttattaatATTGTATTTGGTTTGacattgaaaatgaaattatcccttcaataaaaatattatttttattttaatatgtgatTTTAAATTGAACATTATTTTTAGATATAATTTTAAACGcatttttttgttatatatgTATTAATTTAGCATGAAAGTCGCACCCCAATTGAAAAAGTCTGGATCCGTCACTGCGAGGAAGCGATGCTCTGCTCGCCGTCGGAGGAGGACAATCCGTCGATTCCTTTAGCGGTGCAGGAGATTACGGAATTGGGGGCTGATTGGAGGAcggtcatcttctccaacaacatcTTCTTGCAGTATTCTCGAGCTTCGTCGAGTTCTTTAATGGCGGCGGCGAGGGAGGATTTGGGCGCCGGTTTCTTGCTGCTCCTTGTATAGCATAACCAATTCCCTCACTTCATCCATGGTCTGCTTGAACATCAAATTCATCGGAAAATTGAGAAATAGAATTGAAATGTAAAATGATTTGATTTACCTTTTGAAGGAGCAGAGAATCATGATCGGAATCCGTCCAACTTTTGTGTGGGGTTGGCATTGGCATTTTGGAGGAGGGGAGAAGATGGGGAATTCCCGTGCCACTGCCATCGTCACTGTGTAGGATTGGCATTGGCACTTTGGAGGGGGCATCCTGGCACGGATGCTTATAAACACTGCAGGGCGTGCTGTACTCAAGTGGTATCTCtataagggcatccgcagtgcGGCGGAATTCCCCGTGGAATTCCCACtatcacgtcataaggacttctcactgctttgccacgtcataaggacttcctgctctgccatgtcataaggacttcccactgcacaatggcggaatTCCCTGCAgaattcccacattaaaaaaaattaaccaaTTTCTGGAAGTAAAAAATTTagggaattaaaatttcgacgcgaatacggagaaaacgaacacactttatttttaaaaaaaacatacttcattaaaaaaaacaaaattaattaaaaaaaagtacattatttttaaaataaaaaccggctCGTCACTCCTCGGATCCATCGCCGCCGGTTCCCTCACCATCACCACCGCCCcttccgccgccgccaccctCGTCGCCGCTATCCGTCAGCGCGTCGATCCCCAGCTCGCGGCGCATACTGTTGACGACGGGTCTAAGCTGCCGCTTGTAGTGGGGGTCGGTCGCCGAGCGTCATTCCTACATCGCACGTAACAAGGCGTCGTGTGCGGCGATGCAGGCATAGGAGGGGTTCTTGGGATCCGGCTCGTTCTGGGTGGGTACTGCCGATTGGGAATCGGCGGAGGCGGAACCGGGGACTTTCCCTCGACAAACGCGCTGCGGCCCTTTGCTTAATCGGGCAACGGCGGCGGGCGGAGGATGTGGGAGTGGGGAACTCTGAATCGGCGGGGGGGAGTTCAgtggaaccagcactgctgctctTATCTCCGGATGCGCTGATcctcgtccgcttcggccagccggATTCCACACCCGCACTGAACTTGGGCGAATCCTGCACCGCGAGATACACATCCCAATAATTGAATTCTCCGAAGCCCTTTTCGGAgtcggggaactgctggtgagacagcagcttcacatcctcggcggACATGCCactggttgccgagcggaggttgtttgtgtaaatgccggcaaatcggctgagcgtCTTCTTCAACcgatcccactgtttccggcattgctcggAGCTGTGGGGCTTCCCCACCGCTGGTTTGAACTCGAGGTAGCTCTGGCTAATGGGCCACCACATccggtcgatgtgctggttcgccccGACGTATGGATTCTCAACcacactgatccacgccttcgctaGCGCGACGCACTCGTCTGAGCTCCAGATGGTCCGCTTGGTCCggctggatccctcccccacGTCAGTAGCGTATGTCGGGacgccccgtcccctgcccctccctCGCCCTGGCCTCCCCCTCCTCTCTGTCGCCGGCGGAGTCTCCCGGACCGGagaaagccccaactcctcgaACGAGAATGTGTCGACcccagtgaactgagtctcgagatgAGGACTCACCGGGTTTTCCGTCGACATTAAGTCCATAAagggccgatagacgttgtccaccggcgaTTGGGGGACCGACGACCTACTCCCCCCGGAGCGCCAGACGATCCATGCATCATGCCCGATGGCATTTGagattggggcatcatccccggcacctgaggcatcatccccggcatttggggcatcaccCCCgacatctggggcatcatcccataccactatgggtacatgttgtagtaccacGGCATCATGCCCGATGGCATTTGAGATTGGGGCAGCATCCCCGGAATTTGGGACATCGACTGGGAAAATTGCGTACTCCTGCCGATGGGAAAATGCGGCGCCGGTGAATCGCCCGAGGCGGGAGAAGAATCGCTATCGTAGTGCTCCATTGATGATTCAAAAGAAATGTATTTAGAGAGATagatactcgttaaaacaagtggtgcgaatgaaatgaagttcaatgagacgtatttatagaaaataaaaaaaattaaatgcaaaaatcAGAATTCCGTGACAGtccacgcaatggcggacgtcaggaCGGAATTCCGGGTGGAATTCCGCGGAAGGGCGCGGACCTCCGACGTCCTCATGCAAATTCCGTATCCGCGCGTGTGTGGCCTAATGGCAGACGTACGCCACGGAATTCCGCCAAATCCGTGGGAATTCCGCATCGAAATCcaccattgctgatgctctaaatttattttattgaccAATGAGATTATGCCATTTGTTACAATCTCATTggtcaataaatattttatttattatttaaatatcttttatatattaaattaaatatatataacaattacaccaaaattcatattttttcatcctctacAAATTGAGATCACATTTGCTAAAGttctattcataaaaaaaatctttatttttCTGTACATATAATATTTCTTCTATATTAtaatttctcttcttttttaaaaaaaatttattcacTATGGATGATGAGAGCATCTGCAGCGGTGCTCTTAGTTAAGAGCACCCGCTGTGCCGTCGGCACGACGCATACCCTGCTCGTCGTTCTGCTCTTGCCGACGACACGACCCTACTCGATAGCAAGAGCACCGCCGCGCCGAAGAGCACGCCTACGTGGCGCCTCCTATTGGCTCGTTTTTATTctgttaaatttattattattttttaaaattcataaaaaatcaaaaataattcggaaaaaagaaaaaaaaatattttcggattcccaaaaatatagccgtttttttaccattttttttattttttaaaaaaaattatcccaaaatcatctataaatacccacatTCGCCATCCATTctttacatcaaattatctctcattcatacttcaaagttttttttattatgaatttaattatgtaatttttaatttggtagtaatttgtaatagtattttgggtatttttaatgcattttaatattgtggaaatgtttttggtAATTGatgtatttaaattgaataatagaatggtgggacccttgagcatgctcttgtggaagagcatggatgtgggtgttgtgctcttgcggaagagtatggagtaaaaaatgaataaatgtggGTCTAGACCCACGTCCATGCTCTAGCGGAAGAGCAtatggatgtggatgctctgagaATGACATGTTCtctaatctatacatatataaaatccaAAGTTGtgggaatttttatttttccgcCCACTTACATGAAAAATTTTAGAGTATATTGTATAAACCTTTTAGCATGTTTAATGCAAGATACATGATATGATAGATTGTCATTATATAAAACACCATTATACATTAGATAATACccattaaaaatttaatttttaatccaTTATATATACCTCATTCTCCTTCAATTCACATTCATCATTTTtcaatctcaatttcaattttattacttCTCTCCACGGTGATATGAACTTCAGCAACAAGGTGCCCAACa
It contains:
- the LOC121789531 gene encoding uncharacterized protein LOC121789531, with the protein product MNESAASMRLFVEGFQQVFHLTTEDEMDPRVRQIREIVKNVLESTNNTDVMEYPASQHQDVVMPYEPEVVPRRRGVPGVRTGGHGYTKQFRMSQPVPDYVAPETQYQVHDPPQWYSYPAHESQSQWERPQYSPSQPEPDWHRRPYSQSQDAPQWSGARASVDSFFQNYQVVPPVQAEEEDDDEGVEEDDNIVEAHEEEDVQSIGIQPRPAAEGSSRGGVGKLVSKVYKRLSSRKNKGVEPSKYTPSAYK